A DNA window from Citrobacter tructae contains the following coding sequences:
- a CDS encoding YbdD/YjiX family protein yields MFGTLGQAKKYLGQAAKMLIGIPDYDNYVEHMKTNHPDKPYMTYEEFFRERQEARYGSGGSSCC; encoded by the coding sequence ATGTTTGGTACTTTAGGTCAGGCAAAAAAATACCTCGGTCAGGCAGCGAAGATGTTGATTGGTATTCCGGACTACGACAACTACGTCGAGCACATGAAGACCAACCATCCCGATAAGCCGTACATGACCTACGAAGAATTCTTCCGCGAGCGCCAGGAAGCCCGCTACGGTAGCGGCGGAAGCAGTTGCTGTTAG
- the yjiA gene encoding GTPase: MTPIAVTLLTGFLGAGKTTLLRHILNEQHGYKIAVIENEFGEVSVDDQLIGDRATQIKTLTNGCICCTRSSELEDALLDLLDNLDKGAINFDRLVIECTGMADPGPIIQTFFSHEVICERYLLDGVIALVDAVHADEQMNQFTIAQSQVGYADRILLTKTDVAGNSEKLRERLARINARAPVYTVTHGDIDLAQLFDTNGFMLEENIVSAKPRFHFIADKQNDISSIVVELDYPVNISDVSRVMENLLLESAEKLLRYKGMLWIDGEPNRLLFQGVQRLYSADWDRPWGDEQPHSTLVFIGINLPEDEIRAAFAGLKK, from the coding sequence ATGACCCCGATTGCAGTCACCCTACTCACCGGTTTTCTCGGCGCGGGTAAAACTACCCTGCTGCGCCATATTCTCAACGAGCAGCACGGTTACAAAATTGCCGTCATCGAAAACGAATTCGGCGAAGTCTCGGTGGACGATCAACTGATTGGCGACCGCGCCACGCAGATCAAAACCCTGACCAACGGCTGTATCTGCTGCACCCGTTCGAGCGAGCTGGAAGACGCACTGTTAGACCTGCTCGATAACCTCGACAAAGGCGCCATCAATTTTGACCGTCTGGTGATTGAGTGCACCGGCATGGCCGATCCCGGCCCGATTATTCAGACCTTTTTCTCCCATGAAGTGATTTGCGAACGCTACCTGCTGGACGGCGTGATTGCGTTGGTTGATGCGGTACATGCCGACGAACAAATGAATCAGTTCACCATCGCTCAGTCGCAGGTGGGCTACGCCGACCGCATTCTGCTGACTAAAACTGACGTCGCTGGCAACAGTGAAAAATTGCGCGAGCGCCTGGCGCGCATCAATGCCCGCGCCCCGGTATATACCGTGACTCACGGCGATATAGACCTCGCGCAACTGTTCGACACCAATGGTTTTATGCTGGAAGAGAACATCGTCAGTGCCAAACCGCGCTTCCACTTTATCGCCGACAAGCAAAACGATATCTCCTCGATCGTCGTCGAGCTGGATTACCCGGTAAACATCAGCGACGTGTCGCGAGTGATGGAAAATCTGCTGCTGGAATCCGCCGAGAAGCTGCTGCGCTACAAAGGCATGCTGTGGATTGACGGCGAACCAAACCGCCTGCTGTTCCAGGGCGTGCAACGCCTATACAGCGCCGACTGGGACCGCCCGTGGGGCGACGAACAACCGCACAGCACACTGGTGTTTATCGGGATTAATTTACCGGAAGACGAGATCAGAGCAGCGTTTGCGGGATTGAAGAAGTAA